In the Glycine max cultivar Williams 82 chromosome 19, Glycine_max_v4.0, whole genome shotgun sequence genome, GATACACAACAACTTGGGTTCTTTCTTGCCAGAAACTGTGAGTATGTGCAGGTAACATTCCATGTCACtgcataagagaaaaaaaaaacgagacTTTAAGATTTGTTGAAGATGAAGTTAATGagcaaaaattgaaaattttcaagttAGAAAACTTACTTAGTGCTTGAGTCTTGCGGCGCTTGTCAGGCGTAAGAAAATTGGTGGAAGGAACAATCTTTGCAGGGCCACAAGTGTAGCCTGGTCCTGGAGCAAAGAGAGTGAAGTTCTTGGGAAGTTTAACTGTCTTGTTTGAGGTACCAGCTTGGCCTACACTCACTTGGAAGGAAGAGATAGCTTGTGAAGGATCTTGGCCCCATGCTGCCACTACTCCACCCTTGCAGCAGTTTGAGAATTGCTGGTTGTAAGGTACACCAGGGAGAAGGTCCACAACTGTGGGAATTTTCTTGCAGCAATGAGGTATGTTGCCTTTGAACTTAGAGCAATCTCCTTGTTCTGTGGTTTGAGCTCCTATCATGGACCAAATGACTTCTTTCTTTGCCCATGTCCATCCCAAGGTCCATCCAGGATTCATGATGTGCCGAAACATTTGGAAGTTGTGCATTGTTACCACAGCCTGATGGAAAATACAAATAGCACAAGTCAGTTGATTTCATACATGGCTGCAGGATTTGATTTGATATCTAATAGTTACATATTTtggtagttttttttgtttaatatttgatttagtTTCATTCATGCATTTTACTGTTGTGCAATAAATTTCAATGCTAGCTAACAATATTGTGACATTCTATTTGATCTTTCTTGGCATCAATGACAACCATGTCTAGCTATTTGTTGGAATTTTGTGTGACTTAGTCTTAGTGCGTGTTTAGATTCAAGCTGACTCTTTCAGAACCACTTTGAAATGTCAGATAATGTGATTTTAGGTAAATGTTCACATGTTTAGTTTTACATTGaagaattgattttgagttGAAATAACTTTAAGTAACTTTtgcattgaataaaaaaattcatcttaATTTTCCTACTAACTTGcttttagaataaaaacatccaaacataagtcacataatttcaaaatcaatttttgcaTATGGACACCTAAACacacacttaaaaaaaagaaacaagtagaAATGCACTTTGTGCTTACCACATAGCCATCTGGTGTCCAAGACATTAGATCCCATTTGATTGTTACGTTTCCGTTTGGATCCAAAGGATCATAAGCAACTATgatacaaaataaatcaaaaaattagCAGAATGTGCATAATGCAAGTGTAAgtgaaatttaaacaaaatcagcAGGTAGTGAAGCTTTGTATATCACCTGCACAAGAGAATAACACAAGAACACAAAGAGCTGAGACGACAAGCCTCATTGTCTGAATATGTGTTTGATGTTACCAACTGCTACAATTGGCTCCAAGACACCTTCAGTGACAAAAGTTTTTAAGATCTAGAGTTGTTAAGTAGCAAAATGCTATATGGCATTGataaatgtataataatattatagaaGATCCTTCCAGGGAATTCTCTAGGGGTTCTAGTTATGTCTCACCTAATGGTTGTTATGAACCTACACATTTTTATTGCTATATATCACCGTCTCATACTTGAGATTTCTGTTTAAGTTTCCCTTTCTTAAAGCTACCGCTACAGACCAGAACAGACATGTGACAATGAACATAACATAACACTTCAACGGTTGTGTttgaaagggaaagaaaattcctTAATCAAGGAACTTGACACAGTGAACATAGAAACaaggttttttcaaagaaaGGGAAGACTTTTTTGaaagtatattttttccttttgtcgTTTGCAAGTGcaattttctcatttatttcaaaattctcTAATAGTGACTGTTGATTGGAACACAGAAAGGGTTGAATAAATTTGGTTAGAGACGAAATAAAATGGTTTTCTTATACCTAAGGATGTGAGATGCATAATTATGGGTAGATATTTTCTGGGCTAAGTTGTATAAATTCTAAGATTGTCACATTTCTTAAATTTAAGATTTCATATCAGGACGAATTTTAAGGTGAATCACCTTTTTATGTTTATggtctaatttaaaaatttgaactagcctaaatatattaagaagttccttttaaaataaaatctagatgaaaataacatatctttaaattaataaaccTAAACTAATATGTAAGTCcgtttaagtttttaattaaattaaaaatatataattttaaaatattattatttatttaaatagattGACCTATTAAACCTAAAATGCATTTTgaataacttaaaatttaactttcttaactaaatggttttaaaaaaaaaatattaatgtcagATTTATGCAGTAAATATATctcatatgaaaaataataatattaataacccgtgtatatatatatataaaaataaataaagggggTCTAACCTGATgagtgaaaaaagaagaagaaaggggtctAACCTAGTGGAGGATTCACATTATAATCAAGGGATGCAAAATGCATgccatcattttttaaaagttatattaaatatgtatattttatttccttaattttgtatattttagtttttattcttaatttttacttctttaataataattattaattttttattttttaaatatattgctCCCTAATTTAAGATCCTAAATTCGCCACTCATTAATCCATCTATacccttttgcatatgcataatTAATGAAAAGGCATCTAATAATTAAAGGCTCTTCCCTCATCTATTTAATGCATCTCAAAAGTTACTTAtgataaaaatgtgaaattataCCCCTCGTGTGAGCACTACTTGGTCATATTAGATTAATATATGTTCCTGCACTGGAACTTACCAACCAGTTTTGTGATCGTAATCTTTATGGTCTTGCTTGCTTTTTGTCTCTGCTCTGAGTCAGAAATGAGTTTGAAGGAAGCAAGCAACGTTGGGACCGTTAGTGAATCCttttccaatatatatatatataggacacCCTAACCACTTCATGTATCTGTAAGACCTCCAAATGTGAATGCTTCAATAGTAAATTTTCTCAAGTACCATACCACTATTTTTCAGTCTTTTGCCACTTGGCTTATAGCTCTCAATTTCTTTgttcatgaaattttgatacGCAACTTTACAAATTAACTTCTGTATAATATATGTGTGTCTCGGTTCTATCATTCCTCTTTTCacatcaatttttcaaaactattgATATAAAATGTATTTCTTATAGTAGTGTATCCCAAtgtaaaattctatttaatttattagttctAAGAATgtatatgatttaaataaaatgattatttaataattttatcattaataaatatttatttgtttttaaaaaacattacattTAAATCctataactattttattaaatttattccaGTTTAAATAGTATTTAACTTATCAATATTATATGAATGtagataatttttgttttcaattaaaagatttacttgtaacttttttttcttctaattttgcaATAATGGCTAAtgtgaaaaaatttaaactgatttaattatattattcttaatctaaattaattataggaataaaaaataatcatagacTAACCTAAACAAGCAAGGATGTgaaaaacagaaagaaagaaaaaactaaacatATACAACAATCAATAGAATTGGACTATTTTGTCTAAGcttatttcttaaataaaatgaacaatttgTAAGGTTCTTTGATGTGTTTGCCTAAACTATTTTTACTTACTTAAAATAAGTGATTTTTGTTGTTCCTAAAAAGCAAATTTCATATGCttctaaaaaaaacactcattaaaaaaattaagtttagtTTTTTGATCTAACAACTAAATTGGTTTGGtctaaatttttgaatttttggaaCACTCAAATTTGTGAAGAATGGCAACGACCTAAGGTTTCTCTTTCTCTGGCGGCGGTTTGAATGGTTCTGGCTCAAGAAAAGATCCTCCCGATGGTGGAGGTGGTGGAAATCCACCAATTCGAAAGTCCTTTCACAATTTGGTGGTTGGTCCGAGATAACTTCCTAGTCCACGTCCTAAAGTGAATCTTATAttcaacaaaatttaaactagcaAGCTAAGGATTAAGTATAAGGGAGGCAATCCCATGAATATTCCTCCTAATGTGAGGAAGTTGCAAAAACTAATGATGAGTTACACAATGATTAGTTAGTTGTTAAAATGAGATCTCCAAAGAatactgttaaaaaaaacaaaacgaaAGAATATTTGGAAGGtaaggttatcaaactcgaggGTGTAAACTTGTAAGACTTTGATAAACTCTACTTGTCAACTCAACCGGTAGACTTGTAAACgtctattttatataaaaataataacaaaatatttataaataacatatcaattaaacatttcaacaatataataaaataaaataataaatcataaatttcacaataaatcattttaactcgtagACTTGTAGTAATGGTAGATCATTTTCATTAAGGATTTGATGTCATTAGAGAACAaggatttgatgttattaaaagtgatttttttattcgaGAACAACACATtaaatgaaggtatgttgaatATTAAATACACAGAAAACAACCcaaaatgacttatattttgatataatttttttaacttgctgaCTCGGTGGTAAACTCAAGAATCTACCTAATTTACTTAGAATTTATAAAATCTATTACAAATAGAGTTTACACACGAGTCAACTTGCAAAAGGTAAGTGAACTCATAAACTCGTAAAAATTAGCAAGTTAATTCAAGAGTTTGATAATCATATTTCTTAGTAATGTGTAAATGTTCATCTAAGTCATATATCTCACTTTGTTATGTATAATTAGAATAGACCAAATTAATATGATAAACTAATAGAAGGATCAATTTGGTcaaataaagataatttaaaggattaaattgatttttttttaaaaaaaattaaggacaaaactaaaacctaaaatatagataaaaatcaaaaatatattttacctttttttttgttagagatCTCATATATCTTTTATGAGAGATAATTATGATAAAGCCAAATAATAGAGATATAGTCAAAATTAGATGATAGTGtgactaattataaaaattaaagtttatctaaatatatataatcatattaaatttcgtataaaatattcataattatgtgcttttttaaaaaatagttcaagaatatataatataaattaactaTATCTACACATAAGACAaactatatattcttttttaaggACCTAAGATTACAAATGTCTATGGCTAGATTCACACGCCAATAAAGACCTttataaattcataataaaaatttatatatatgttaaccattaatttttacaaaatggttttattaattgttataaaaaaaactaataaatcaaaatgaatTATGTTACTCATTTGAGTATTTTTACAAGAATGAAAGTCAACAACAACTAAAGATTATTTAGTTTTTAGATTGTTAGAAAGTAAAACAAAAGAATGTTGtggtttgaaaataataattatcctAAAAGTTATTTGGAGTAGACTTTTGGTATTCGATTTATCTTCTCAagatttatttgattatgtgtCTAGATCCATTCACTCGAAGCAAGAAGCACATAAGAGGCTAAAAAGCAATGCcaataacaacaaaaaccaGAGGAATAagcaaagaaaatatataaagaataataacatgaaaaaattgcatttttcaAAGTTTAAGTTGTTAATTCGTTATGTAATATTTATAAACTTGTCTCATTTGCAAAGGTTAATAACAAGTAGTCTTTTACATTAATTCAATTGATTTAATCATTCCATTAAATctcaaattaattgatatatatatatatatattaattgattcaaattaattaattattaaaaaatatattcatcatTATCTTAATAAttccattaaatattaaattaattgatatgataaatatattaattaattgattcaaaaatatatattcaatatattttttattaaataatatttatatttatatattatatatatgcgtGAGTGGAtgagattttatcttatcatatattttcatttttttaacacactttcttttcttatgttctcatttcttatttgattataaattttctcattttattgcCTCTTAACTTTCTTTGCTTACCCTAGGTtttgatttgtatttttctcctataaaattaactttttcttcCTAGAATTAGctcttctatatatataatcattatgATCATGTAATATatatccttttctatttttttatatcatttgttaTGGAggttattaattttgattggaAATCGACAATATttcaataatgataattttttaaaacatgtgcatataaaaaaattaaatatttattaacatatattattagaatttaaactaaataattaataatatattaaaaattcaaaataatataaaaatcatcataaattataagaaataaatttaatactaaTGCGAGACACTAAACGCTAGACTAGTTTTAGTTAAAAGAAAGTAGGGAATCACACTATAATCAAGGAACATAATTGtctagaaaaaaatgtgtatacgatagaatattaatatatatattttttatatattgttataaattattataaaaattaataaatttattaacgaAAATTTACATTACAAGATGAGTAGTTACTACATGTAATATATTactcttttaataatattttttttttataaaacagacttgttatttctgtaatttatttattgttttcagtAATTTATTTGACTTTGACCTGAAGCGGTCAGTGAAGAGCTGATAGGGtttaaggggaaaaaaataactgtttagccaaagaaaaattgaaaaaattggcAATAGGGTTTTCAGTTACCCCCGTTTTGAAAGCCATGTATATATAAACCATTGCTATGCTCGTTACGCACTCCCACGTTCTAAAACTGCAATCGAAGCTCGATACAGCAGCAACTAGAATTGGAATAAACCCTATTTCTCTTTTCAAGGGTTTTTGGTCTTTTTTCTGCTCCAAAACCGTAGAACAAAAAGCAGAGGAGAGGGAGAAGGAGCAGACCCTGAATTTGTTTTTGCATGATATAGGCAGAACAATGTCTTCAGATCTCAGTGATTATAAAATCATCAAGGAAGGAGAAGCTGAGATTCTTATGCACGCAAAGAATGAAGTCTTCTATAACAAAACTCAGGTGATAAAgtttgcctttttatttttttattgggttTTGCTTTGAAATTATGCTTTTGCTGAAAAACCCAGTTGAAGTTTAGTTTTCCCCCTTTAATCAGATATAGGTTGCGTTTGCTTGTTTCATGATGGAAAAAATGTTGAAAGTTGAATAGTGGGATGATGTTAGAATTAgaacttttataatttatttgagatGGTGGCGGTTATTGATGCCTCAGTGCTTGAAAGTTGAATTATTAAGATGTTCACTGGTTGGGTTTTATCTCCTAGAGTCATTATTCATTCTCGTGTGTTATGTTTATGAGTAATTTCTctgttttttcttaaaaaaaattttgggGTGTGAGCAGAATATTAAACATTTGTTGTGTTAGACTGATCCTTTGTTCCTTCTTTATAATTATTAGGTCAATAACAGGGATATATCAATCGCTGTTTTGAGAACATTTATATCGAAGCGGAAGCAAGAGCATGAGGCCTACTTgtccaaaagaacaaaaggggCACAAAAGGTATCTGAAAATGGTGATTCTTCTGAATTGGTTAAGGAGGAAGTACCTGACTCAACTGCACCAGAAGATCATAAATCTAATGGGGAATGCGAAGTAGAGGAAGAGATATCTCCAGAAGAACAGTGCAGCACTATGGAAGAAGATTCGGTTAATGTCACTGAAGAATGCAGCACTACAGAGGGGCAAATCAATGTTTCagaaggaaaaggaaagagGGAACTGAAGCCCCCAAGAGTTCTCGAGGTTTTGCATAGTTGTTAGATTTCATTTATACAGCTATTTCATGTCATCTTGATGTCATCgtcgtcatcatcatcatcattgtgAAATTGTCCATTcaatattgatttaaattttaatattttctctgaAGTTTGAACAGAGCAAGTATAATGCGTATGTTATAATTGCTCTATTGCCTGCACCCAGGCCTTGTCTGCTTCTGGTCTAAGGTCTCTTAGATATGCTCGTGAAGTAGAAGGAATTGGTCAGGTTATTGCTGTGGACAATGATAAAGGTGCTTCACGGGTCTTTCAGTTTATATTGTCTTTGAATTTTAATCTCTGGTTTTAAACATGGAAAGTTCTGCCTTTGTATGGTTGGTCTGCTCTTTGGGTACTTACAATTGCTACTATTTGTTTTGAGATTAGTGTACTTCGATTTTTAAGCTTATGCATCTGCATGCTTAGTACAAATTTTTGCTTTTGGCAGCTTCTGTTGAAGCTTGTAGAAGGAACATCAAATTCAATGGTTCAGTTGCAGCTTCAAAAGTGGAGTCTCATCTTGCTGATGCTCGTGTATATATGCTAACCCATGCTAAAGAGTTTGATGTGGTAAGTGGATGCTACTCTTATGAACTTGCGTTCACCTTTAAATATAAGGAAAATGCATTTTTCATGATCTTTACATCTGCTGTTTTTTCAGGTTGATCTTGATCCTTATGGTTCACCTTCAATGTTTCTGGATTCAGCAGTTCAATCTGTTGTTGATGGAGGTATGCTGATGTGTACTGCAACAGACATGGCTGTGCTCTGTGGGGGAAATGGGGAGGTCTGCTATTCAAAGTAATGTTCATACTCTTATTGGCTATCATTTTGTTTGATTGGTGGACTGAACTTCTAACAATTGCTATTCATACTAGATATGGATCATACCCATTGAGAGGGAAATATTGCCATGAAATGGCTTTGAGGATCGTGCTGGCTTGCATTGAGGTATGTATGCATAATGCAGAAGCTCTTTTCAAGGaaaatagatataaattatatagTTTAGATAAATTGTTGTTGAGAGGTGTCTTGATTATCTCATCAGCATGAAATCATACTAATATTTGGGAATTATTTGGGTTATCTGATATTTGGTATCTAGCTACTTGTGCAATGATATAATGAACGTAAGCTTTTGATGATATACATTATCatgtaagaaga is a window encoding:
- the LOC100798678 gene encoding COBRA-like protein 4, with translation MRLVVSALCVLVLFSCAVAYDPLDPNGNVTIKWDLMSWTPDGYVAVVTMHNFQMFRHIMNPGWTLGWTWAKKEVIWSMIGAQTTEQGDCSKFKGNIPHCCKKIPTVVDLLPGVPYNQQFSNCCKGGVVAAWGQDPSQAISSFQVSVGQAGTSNKTVKLPKNFTLFAPGPGYTCGPAKIVPSTNFLTPDKRRKTQALMTWNVTCTYSQFLARKNPSCCVSLSSFYNETITPCPSCACGCQNKKHCVKGNSKILSMVGVHTPKKDNEPLLQCTHHMCPIRVHWHVKTNYKDYWRVKVAITNFNYRMNHSLWSLAVQHPNLNNLTQVFSFNYKPLLPYGSINDTGMFYGMKYFNDLLMEAGPTGNVQSELLLQKDKDAFTFKQGWAFPRKVYFNGDECMLPPPDTYPFLPNSAPASLLNFPAFMLLLFFLLAVW
- the LOC100800256 gene encoding probable tRNA (guanine(26)-N(2))-dimethyltransferase 2 isoform X3; translation: MLVTHSHVLKLQSKLDTAATRIGINPISLFKGFWSFFCSKTVEQKAEEREKEQTLNLFLHDIGRTMSSDLSDYKIIKEGEAEILMHAKNEVFYNKTQVNNRDISIAVLRTFISKRKQEHEAYLSKRTKGAQKVSENGDSSELVKEEVPDSTAPEDHKSNGECEVEEEISPEEQCSTMEEDSVNVTEECSTTEGQINVSEGKGKRELKPPRVLEALSASGLRSLRYAREVEGIGQVIAVDNDKASVEACRRNIKFNGSVAASKVESHLADARVYMLTHAKEFDVVDLDPYGSPSMFLDSAVQSVVDGGMLMCTATDMAVLCGGNGEVCYSKYGSYPLRGKYCHEMALRIVLACIESHANRYKRYIVPVLSVQMDFYLRVFVRIYTSASAMKNTPLKLSYVYQCTGCDSFHLQPIGRTISKNTSVRYLPGFGPVVPQECRDCGKKFNMGGPIWSAPIHDQEWVAAILADVKSMKDRYPAYDRISAVLTTISEELPDVPLFLSLHNLCATLKCTSPSAIIFRSAVINAGYRISGTHVNPLGLKSDAPMDVIWDIMRCWVKNHPVKPQPADQPGSIILAKEPVLQANFARAVASLSKAQAKKVARFLPNPERHWGPKLRAGRQITSKHVSLLGPEAINGALNQEDDEEPKSS
- the LOC100800256 gene encoding probable tRNA (guanine(26)-N(2))-dimethyltransferase 1 isoform X1, producing MLVTHSHVLKLQSKLDTAATRIGINPISLFKGFWSFFCSKTVEQKAEEREKEQTLNLFLHDIGRTMSSDLSDYKIIKEGEAEILMHAKNEVFYNKTQVNNRDISIAVLRTFISKRKQEHEAYLSKRTKGAQKVSENGDSSELVKEEVPDSTAPEDHKSNGECEVEEEISPEEQCSTMEEDSVNVTEECSTTEGQINVSEGKGKRELKPPRVLEALSASGLRSLRYAREVEGIGQVIAVDNDKASVEACRRNIKFNGSVAASKVESHLADARVYMLTHAKEFDVVDLDPYGSPSMFLDSAVQSVVDGGMLMCTATDMAVLCGGNGEVCYSKYGSYPLRGKYCHEMALRIVLACIESHANRYKRYIVPVLSVQMDFYLRVFVRIYTSASAMKNTPLKLSYVYQCTGCDSFHLQPIGRTISKNTSVRYLPGFGPVVPQECRDCGKKFNMGGPIWSAPIHDQEWVAAILADVKSMKDRYPAYDRISAVLTTISEELPDVPLFLSLHNLCATLKCTSPSAIIFRSAVINAGYRISGTHVNPLGLKSDAPMDVIWDIMRCWVKNHPVKPQPADQPGSIILAKEPVLQANFARAVASLSKAQAKKVARFLPNPERHWGPKLRAGRQITSKHVSLLGPEAINGALNQEDDEEPKKWRVKVENVLVSQLTTR
- the LOC100800256 gene encoding probable tRNA (guanine(26)-N(2))-dimethyltransferase 2 isoform X2, producing MLVTHSHVLKLQSKLDTAATRIGINPISLFKGFWSFFCSKTVEQKAEEREKEQTLNLFLHDIGRTMSSDLSDYKIIKEGEAEILMHAKNEVFYNKTQVNNRDISIAVLRTFISKRKQEHEAYLSKRTKGAQKVSENGDSSELVKEEVPDSTAPEDHKSNGECEVEEEISPEEQCSTMEEDSVNVTEECSTTEGQINVSEGKGKRELKPPRVLEALSASGLRSLRYAREVEGIGQVIAVDNDKASVEACRRNIKFNGSVAASKVESHLADARVYMLTHAKEFDVVDLDPYGSPSMFLDSAVQSVVDGGMLMCTATDMAVLCGGNGEVCYSKYGSYPLRGKYCHEMALRIVLACIESHANRYKRYIVPVLSVQMDFYLRVFVRIYTSASAMKNTPLKLSYVYQCTGCDSFHLQPIGRTISKNTSVRYLPGFGPVVPQECRDCGKKFNMGGPIWSAPIHDQEWVAAILADVKSMKDRYPAYDRISAVLTTISEELPDVPLFLSLHNLCATLKCTSPSAIIFRSAVINAGYRISGTHVNPLGLKSDAPMDVIWDIMRCWVKNHPVKPQPADQPGSIILAKEPVLQANFARAVASLSKAQAKKVARFLPNPERHWGPKLRAGRQITSKHVSLLGPEAINGALNQEDDEEPKSKKPKTEDSVTS